The Pseudomonadota bacterium nucleotide sequence CTATGGCACTACTAGCGGACGCGCTCTCTCGCGAGCGCCCGACCGCCGATGTCGCGGCGGTAATGCATCCCCTCGAAGTGGACGCGCGACAGGCGCTCGTAAGCGCGCCGCTGTGCCTCGCCGACCGTGCCGCCGAGCGCACACACACAGGCGACCCGGCCACCCCCCGTGACCACCGCGCCGCCGTCGGCGACCGTCCCCGCATGGAAGATCCGCGTGTCCACATCGCCGAGGTCCCGAAGGCCCGTGATCACGTCGCCCTTGCGGTAGCTGCCGGGATAGCCCTGGGCGGCCAACACCACCCCGAGCGCGGGACGCGGATCCCAGTCCGGCATAAGTCCGGCCAGACGGCCGGCGAGCGCCGCTTCCAGAGGCTCGACCAGGTCCGAGCACAGGCGCATAAGCAGTACCTGGGCCTCGGGGTCCCCCAGGCGGCAGTTGAACTCGAGCACGCGCGGGCTCCCATCGGGTGCGATCATGAGCCCGGCGTACAGGAACCCCCGATACGGATGGCCTTCCTCCGCCATACCGCGCAACGCGGGGGTGATCACCTCTCGCATCACGCGCTCATGGACCGCGGGGCCGAGCACCGGGGCGGGGGAGTAGGCGCCCATGCCCCCGGTATTGGGGCCCAGATCGCTGTCCCCGAGCGCCTTGTGGTCCTGGGAGCTTTGCAGCGGCAGGGCCTCGCGGCCGTCGCAGAGCGCGATGAAGCTGGCCTCCTCTCCGCCGAGGAACGCCTCGACCACGATGCGCCGGCCGGCGGCACCGAAGGCCTCGCCGGACAGCATCGCCTCGGCCGCCGCGAGCGCCTCTCCTCGGGTATGCGCGATCACGACCCCTTTGCCGGCGCAAAGGCCATCGGCCTTCACGACCAGCGGGAGGTCGTGGCCGGCGATGTAGGCGCACGCCGCATCGAGATC carries:
- the purD gene encoding phosphoribosylamine--glycine ligase, which encodes MKVLVVGGGGREHALCWKLAQSPRVSEVYVAPGNAGTVAEPKAQNVAIASEDLTGLLRFAVSNRVDLTVVGPEGPLCAGIADDFEAAGLPCLGPRRAGAALEGSKSYAKGFMRRHAIPTAAGEGFSDLDAACAYIAGHDLPLVVKADGLCAGKGVVIAHTRGEALAAAEAMLSGEAFGAAGRRIVVEAFLGGEEASFIALCDGREALPLQSSQDHKALGDSDLGPNTGGMGAYSPAPVLGPAVHERVMREVITPALRGMAEEGHPYRGFLYAGLMIAPDGSPRVLEFNCRLGDPEAQVLLMRLCSDLVEPLEAALAGRLAGLMPDWDPRPALGVVLAAQGYPGSYRKGDVITGLRDLGDVDTRIFHAGTVADGGAVVTGGGRVACVCALGGTVGEAQRRAYERLSRVHFEGMHYRRDIGGRALARERVR